TACCAAACTAAACCATCCTACTTACTTAGAGATCTACTACTCagacaaaaaaaaatccaGGCTTCCAAGGTCCATAAAAATTTCAAACATACATCCAAGAATCCTGAGAATGGCGAAAGCAAATACTCACTAGCCCAACTCAAATAGCATGAACTCGGAAACGAAAGGATAGGGGCGCGGTTACCTGTTCTAGATGTAGAACATCGTATCCTTAACATTTGGATGGATCAAAACTTCTGAACTCTCAACCGTGACGCCGGGGTCTTCGCTGCCGACGACACTGCCGCTGGGGGTTTCTGGTTCAAACGCACGACTTAGGTAGCACCGGGCACGGGTGCAGACTAGATCGGCGTAATAGGCTGGCGGACAGATGCTGACGGCCTTGGTTGCTCTACCGAATAGATAGCACATGTGGTGGGTCATTGCCTCGAGGATGTCAGCTGTGTTTTGCGCGGGAAGGGTTGGCttcaggttgaggaagattTCGTCCCAGACGGTGTAATAGTGTGCTGGGCGCGCAGTTCCCTTGAGTGCGGTATgagcctggaggaagaagtcccAGTTGCGAGCTTCTGTGACACCGCGATCGACGACTGTGCCGtggatggggttgttggaACGGTCAGCGTCCTCCTGGCGGGTCGGATAGAAGCGGGTATGGTGACGCTTGCCGACAATTATTATTGAGAATCGAGGCAGACCTTTTGCTGTTAAATCGGCCGGGTAAACTGCCCTGCAGGCGGATTTAAGGAGGGGCAGTTCCTTGCTTGTAACAAGGTCGTACTGACCCTCTGAGACACCATCGCGGTAGACGATAATGTTCTCCGGGTATGCTTTTTTGTGGCTATTGGCCCAGCGGCGGAGATGTTCCTTGAGCATAGAGTCGAGAGCGTCGACCATCTCGTTGCGAGCTTCATTCTGGATGCGGATTTCTGCTGGCCATTGTCCGAGAGAGGAGTCGACAGAGGCAACCATGGCTGCGACACTGGGCGCACCTTTGGCGGAGCCGGGGGACGGGTGAGTGACATCAATACCGAGGAGCATTGTCTTGCCTTCACCAATTATTCCCAACTGGTTCGGTTTGACAACTTGGTTCACACCACCGAGTTTGAGATTAAATTTCAAGCCGACATTTGCGAAGTATTGCTCGCTGCATCCTTTGAAACGGTCGGCGAGAACATTGACATTGCGCACTCCATGACGGATATCACAGGCTTGTTTAACACAGTTGTATATTTCGGTGTCATTAAATGGGAGAATTGTCAATATCAACTTCGGTTGACGTTTGTTCATCAGGTCACCAATCGCATTGTTGATGTCCCTCTCATAGGTTTCGCGCTTGAGTGTAACCTCGGTGCCTGGCAGTGGAGGGTTTGCACCGACTCCAACTTCTTTAAGCTTTGCTGTGAACCTGTCAAGACACCTGTTCAGCTCTCCCTGATCCGCAAAGTTTGGCCTATGTCCCTGTGTGATATTGACCCAAGTCCAGTTAAGGAGGTTAGAGGTGGTCGAGAATTTGATCGACTTCATATTCCAACTGCCACCAATGGTATTAATCCGCTTGTCCTTTGATGACTTGGAATCCCTGTAATGCACACTGGGTGGCGGGAGAACGCGTCCTGGGACCGTGATTAGACTGGGGTTGGTTTGTATACCAAATCCTGCCTGCTCACGTAAAAGGCATTAGCAATGTATCCTGCGTTTGGGTGGGCGAGAAATGCACGTACCAGAGTGGCGTTGACCGGCTCTCCAAGTCCCAGTGTTTCCAGCCCTTTTGTAACAATCGACGAAGCATTTTGTGCTGGGGATCGAACCGCAAACTTCAACATCTCCCTTGTCTGGTTGGGTGAAAGCTTTGCCGTTGCTGGTTGGCCAGCCTCGACTTCGCAGACCTCTACTGGAAGGTATAATGGCTTCGCTATGGATCCCACATTCACAACTGGCATATTATGGTCTACTTGGATATTGTAATCTTCAGTGGCAGTGGTTAGATCTGTTTTCGAGATGGGAAACGCTTCATATAGGGTGCTTACTTTTCTGAAAGAAGTCTGCAACAGTGATGTACAACCCTGATGGTTCGGGGCCAGCCGgcttcttgcccttcttaCTCTTAGAGCTGGTTTGCTGACTCGATTGACCTGGAGCATCCAAAAAGAACTGGACGTCTTTCGGACCTGCACCAAGCCTTTTGACCCTTGGCGGGTTCGGAAGTGCGAGTCCATCCTGGGGAGTTGCCAAATTGATAATGTTTTTCATCCTTGGAATAACTATtccttttttgtttcttctctcgATGTGGGTTACGCGGACTCTGAGATGGTAGAGAAACTTTTTCAAGCTGTAGGTGTCCTTCTTGCCTTCGAGTTGGAACTGGCGGATAACATGGCTTAGGGGCCCATCTTCGTAGCAAGCGACGTACTTGACCTGAACATTTACTAGTATACGTGCCGTCGCAGCACGAACGCTCACAAAATAACCCCGAAGAGCTTCGAGCCCGGCACCCAAATTGAAGTTCTCCGCCGCGCCATCCTGGATTGCGTAGTGCTTGTTGGCACCATGGGAAGCAATGGACGTAGAGGACTTGGGGTAATGGCCGGCCGCGATATTCAGTGCCTGCAGGATGCCGGCCTTTTCTTCGAACATCTGAGCTGCATTGGAGGAAGTCAGGTAGTCGAGAAGTGCTGTAGGTTCAACCTGACCGGTGAAATTGAGGGTAACACGATATTTTTCTACCTTCTTCGGCGGCTCATCCTCATGCTCGCCCCGGTAGATGATATCGAACGTAACTGGGTCTTGTTGTTGATTCAAGATCTCCAGATATGAAATCATAGTTGACCTATAGTCGGTTACAATACTGGAGCGGACCTGCGGAAAGTGCTCCTCAAGCAACAGACAGATAATccgttttgcttttttaGCCCCGGGGTCGCGGGCTGATCCAGCATCGATATTGATACTGTAACGGTACAGGCTTTTGCCAACAGACTTTAGTTCGAAGTAGTTGGCAAAGAGCTGGACTTCTCGTCCATGCGTACCATAACCGGGACGCTCGGGATATCCAATCGATGATTTCCTCTTTGTGAGGGCTGCTGCCAGGGCATCTTCTGTCTGTGTGATCTTGCTGCTCGGTGATGGGACGCCTCCGGCAGGGCTGGCGATCATAGAAGCGTGCGTGAGTTAGTTAACCCGAACCACTGAATAACCTGAGGGAAATCGCATACGTGAAGCTAGGGGGACCTTGATCGAAGTGTccacctcctcgaccaccaccacggccaccgcgACCACCGCGACCTCTGAAGCCGCCTCTGCCAGAGTCGCCTGGCGCCGGACGATATGGTAGATCGTGGGAAGAGCCACGACctcggccacggccacctcCACGGTCTGCGCCACGATCAGAGCCTCCGCGTCCTCTCCCACCGCGGCCTCTGTTTTCACTTGGTCCTTTACCACGGTCGTTACCTTTTCCGCGGCGGCCGCCCCGCTGGGGTGGGCCTCCGCCGCTCGACATGATAGTGTTTGGGTGTTAGGGCGAGAAGAGAGTGGTTCGCTGTTTCCCTGACCgaatagtaataaatttagacACAAGTAGAGTGAAAATGAACCCTAAACattggagaagatgaggttAGAGATTATTGTGGGGGAAAGAGAAGCTTGCATGGAGATGGTTTGCTAAGGGAAGGGGATCTTAAATGTCCTACGGTATAGCTCGACCCCCACCACAAAGCTGGAGCTTTCTTTAATGGGGAAAATATACGCTTGCGCAAGGCTGTCTGCATGGTTTCTTTTGGCAAACACTGAGACTTACGGATTAGAACAATTGGTCCTATCGCCTTCCTGGAGCATGGGGTTTGACCGATCAGTCAAAACTGTAGGCTAAGAGTGTTTGACAAGGTACCCGCTAGGAAGCGAAGATGCACGAAAAGACGGTGATTAATTGGATAAGAAACTGAGATGCAGTGGGCGTGTGTTGGAAAAGCCCAAGGCTGACGTTTGCTCCCAACAATTGGGTGGAACAGAGAGGAATGACGAAGCAAGGCTGTTTGTCTCCGGCGAGTTGTTGTGCTTTGATCGGTGGACCTCATTTCTGAGCCTTGGAAAACGCTTCAACACCTCGCCAATCAATCGATTACTGGAGAAAGAGGGTTCTTCTGACTCCTGGCCATCTTGGGTCATTGAAACGCAATGTTTCTCAATGATTTTACCGTCGCAACACAGATAGGTGAAATGACCCCTTTTGCGTAGACTCACTATCTAATGCTGGGTGGTGTATCGATAAAAGGCACTAGGGAGGTTAACGTAGTTCGATGCGGTCGGTAAATTCGGAGAAGGTGATGAAGTAAAAgaagcttattatttaggtAGCCTCAAATGTTAGTTTGCTTTCTATAGAGTAcaattatttaataagcttcCACTGACGGACATTGCAGTCTTGACTCCAATTCTCAAATCAGAATGTAAGCATGAACAACGCTTCAATGCCAGGCCTATTTCAGGACGGCTAAGACGCTTCAATATTATTGTATTCGTGACTGTCCCCCGCAGAGCTAAAAGTGAACTTTGTCTTTCCATGTGTTCCCTGGAAATCGCGAGTACGTATGATCCAGCGTGGTCCACCTCCCCATGCGGCACAGTGGACCATGGATCTCCATTCACCATCCACCCGCCATCTGACTGCCGAGTCTGGGTGACGGACTCGTGGGACAAGGTGGACATTTGATGACGCTGATACAGGTGGAAGGCTTCGATGAAGGAATCCATTATGTGTAGTGATTGTCAAAGTCGGACCAACAACTTTCCACTGCCTGTTCTGATTGGAAAGACATATGGATGTGACTCAGTGATCGAGCAAAGCCACAGCCTAGCACGAACCCTGCAATCAACTAACAAATGAGAAACGCGGTTTCGACCGGGTTTGTGCGAGGAGTCTCGTAAAAAGGAGAAAATGGCTTTTTCAGCCCCCCAAGCAGAAGTCTGGGTCCTTCTGGGGGCTGAAAGATTGTGTTAGCCTGGCTATGAAAACGGGACGGGCGTGCGATGGGACGCTTGTCGAAAGTTGACATTGGCTGACGAAGCTGAATCCTGAACATGAGGTATCCATCATTTTGGGTACGTCTTCCACGACTAAAGAAACTCAAAAGCATATTATTTCCAGTTTCACTTTGTCCAGCTCGCCTCCAGCCCTCCACAGAGTCCAGATGGCAAGACTTGACCGCCTTTGGTGGTGTATGGCGATAACGGAGATAACAGTGACAGTCGTCCTCCATCACTAAGCAGAACCAACTAAGGAAGTCTCAGGGCTCCTCCCGTTTGCggcctctcttcttccttccttccaCCTGGAAGAGTGCTCCTCGCCTGGTACCTAGCGACTGAGAATAACGCTTATCCTCCCAAGTGGCTTGCCTGTGGTTGAGAATTACGGCTGGCTCTGTCTTGCTCACCATTGCCGGCGATCTATCTTGGCACCGTCGAGCTTGTTCGCGAAACATTCCTACGTTTATCGTCGCACTCTCGAGTCTCGCATCTCTTACAGCGGCGTTGCGGGGGTAGTTGAATCCCCCATTTAACAGATTTCGACTTCGTCCGCTGCTTCACCTCCCGCGGTTGCGATTTTACTCATAGGTAGAACCGCATTACGGTCACCCCGCGATCCGCTTTCTCTGCCCACCAATATCAGTTGCATCTCGATCTCGGCCAACCCGACAGCCAGAGCGGTCAAAAGAATCGCAGTTTCAATCGTACGGcgaaggaaaaagaaaccaacctCTCCGACTGTTAATCTCAACGGTTTTGGCGGCAGGCGCAATTAGGAAATAGTTGTACCCGTCACTCGTCAAGATCTAGGGCATTGTACTTTTGTTCCTGATTCCACAACAAGTCTCAGAGCTTCCGGGCTAGACAGGAAAATATTCACACAAAGTCGGTAGTGGTTTAATTGGCCACAGAGGTCTTGTATGGTTTTGCGGCTAGCCATACACTACTTGTGACCGcgttataataattattctacCTTTAGACCATCGCCCCATACACCTCAATTCTCGACTCACTGTTCGATACACCCGCCTTTTAAACCGCTAAAATGAGTCCAACTCCACCGTCTACAACCTCCTCAAGTAATGGACCCTCCCCGGAAGGACAGTATAGGGTTGTCCGGAAACGAAACAGAGTACCTCTCTCATGTGGTCCATGTCGCCATCGAAAGTATGTCGACTGTTTCCCTTCATGCATACCCGTGAATGCTCTAACCAGCAGTTAGGTTAAAATGCAACCGCGCGCATCCCTGCGAGAATTGTGTCAAACGTGGGGATGCTCATTCCTGCTCCTATGCTCAGACAAATTCTCGAAAGAAGAATACTGCGAACCAGACTGCTTCGAGCTCCCCAGATGACATGCAAAATAGAATTGATCGACTAGAGGGCCTAGTATTATCGTTGATGACCAATGGGTCGCAATCTGAAGGCCCTACAGCTGCTATGGCAGCAATATCAGGGACAGGCAGTAACGCAGGGTCCGGTCAGCATGTCCATGACTTGGAAatcgatgatgatgttcctATCCAGGAGGAAAGCGATACCGAGCAGGTGACCAAGTCATTTGGCATTATGAAAGtggacaacaacaacaagtCGTACTATATTAGCGATGCACACTGGGCATCTGTTCTTAGTGAGGTAAGTGATCATCTCGAACCCCCATATCTTCGTATTCTCACCTGTTTCTAGATATCGGAAGTCAAGAATTATTTCACCACACACAAAAAGCAATATGAAGAGCATGCCGAGAAGCTTAAGGCAACCCAGCTTCCAACTGACGTTCCTGGGTCTACTTTGCTATTCGGGGCCATGAAAGTAACTAGCAGAGCCGAAATCATGTCTTCATTTCCGTCCAAATACACGTCAGATATGCTCATAGCGCGATATTTCAACTGCTACGACCCCGCAACGCGTATGTGTCTCGTTAATCCTTTTCAATTTTGCCTTGGGGATTAGATGCTAATACGTGTTCCAGATTTCCTCCATGGTCCTACTTTCCAGGCGCAAGTAAGCAGGTCCCCGTCATGTGAGAATATGGAAGTAGATTGATTAACACTTGTTTAGTACAATAAGCATTGGGAGGACCCTTCCCAAACTTGTGTCGCCTGGATCGGAATGCTCTTTGCAATGATGCGGCTCTCTATGTTGTCGTATTATCGCGAGGGTGATGAACCCCCCGAGTTTAGGGGCAAATCACTGGACATGGCCGGCACCTTCCGAAATCTCGTCGCCATGTGTCTCACATTGGCTGACTATACTAAACCGTACCCGAACCTGATAGAGTGCCTAGCCTTTCATCTTCATGGCGATTATTGCCAAACAAAGGAAGCAGATGTTTCGGTTTGGGTTCTAAGCGGTGTTATCGTGCGACTGGCTATGAGAATGGGATACCACCGGGATTCGAAAGCGTTTCCGAATATTACACCATTCCAGGGTGAGATGCGCCGCAGGGTTTGGTCGTTTGTTCGACAAGCCGACATACTATTTTCCTGCCAAGTTGGGTTGCCTAGTATGGTTCGAATGGCAGACAGTGATACCGAGCTTCCACGCAACTTGTATGACGACGACTTCGACGAAGACTGCAAAGAACTTCCCCCATCACGACCTCCCAGTGAACCTACACCGATATCCTACCTTATCACGAAGTCGCGGTTAGCGAATGTCTTGGGCCAGGCTATTGAACAGACCTCTTCTGTCCAGAACGCGTCTTACGATAAAGTAATGGAAATGGATTCAGAACTTCGTCGGGCACGGGATATGGTACCCGAGCATCTTCTTGTGCGCCCCATCGATGAGTCTCCGCTAGATTCTCTCGTGCTCATTTTATCTCGCTTTTCGGTGAGTCCCTTGGCATCTTcgtttctttctttattCTCATGGTTTTATAGGTAATGTGTGTTTATCATCGCGCGCAATGTATGCTTCATCGAAAATATCTTCTTAGGGCTCGGGAAAATCCTCGGTTCACACACTCCCGAAGAACTTGCGTTGATTCGGCCATGGAGCTTTTACGGTTCCAGTCAATGATCCATGTGGAAACACGCCCGACGGGCCGATTACGAAGTCGACAGAATCGAGTAACATCACTCAGCTCTAGTGACTTCTTACAAGCTGCAACCATTTTGTGTCTTGATCTCTATCATGGATACCGTCTACCAGACACTTCGAGGGCTTCGTCTGATACTTATGCTTGGGGCAGAGAACGACGGGAAGAGATTCTTGTAGCTGTACAGCGAAGTAAAGATATCTGGGACGAACTGCGTGATGAGACAATGGAGGCATGGAAAGCCAGTGGTGTCCTCGGAGTGATGCTTAGTGGGCTTCAGCGGGGCCCTGAAGCAACTCCTCTAACTCCAGCGTTTGAGCCGCAAGACGAGAAACAAAGCGCCGCCATGACCCTGGGATTGCTTAGCAGTGGAATGACACCTATTGGCCAAGGGCCACAGTTCAATGACGTGCCGTTGAAGGGCCCAGAAACTCCGTTGCCAGCACTCGGTGGGTTTGGTGCAGAGGCAGCTCCGGGTGCTTCGTCTCTTTTTAATATGTTTGGCCAAATGCCTGATATGCAGGTCAATTTGGATTGGGTTCGTTTCTTTACCTTCTAAGTTGATTTTGACAAAAACTAATACGATCTAGGATGCTTGGGATAACTACATCCAAGGCGGGACACTTGACCCGTCGGCCTCATATTGGTCCCCCATGGATTTCCAACAACAGAATCCTGGACCCTTATCCCCGCCACAGCTAGCAGCGGTGCAAAATAGCCCTGCGGATAGACTCCGCACTCTACCCCGGACGAACAACATGTTCCTTAACAACGGGTACGACAACGATGGCCCCACTTAAAAACAGGGATAAATTGTGGATTAAACTCGGAATTATGGCTATCAGGTTTCATTTTTGTCACCTTTTGTCCATTGAAGTAAAAAACGAGTTTACCGGTGTTTTGAATGGGTTAGTGGGATTGTGACTGCGCTTCAGtgcgttttttttttcttgatgCACAACATATCCGGTGTTGACATTTGATTgttttaaaattttaaacCCTAATATCCCTGTCGTTGGTCGGTTTTCATCCTTACTTGTTCGAGGGTTGCTGGGGTCCGCCAGACCTTATACGAATACGCTTTCTATCTCTACTCTTCGTGTGTATATGATGATGATTATGATGTGTCTATGAAAATCTGGTGGGCGCAGGTTTGGCATCGGTTGGCGAGTGATAATCTCCACTTGTACATTTATAACtcaactatatattttttatatattttttgtGCATGTATGTACgtagtattttaattatgGAGTGGAGTAACTAGCCTAACCCAAGCCCCAACTCTGTACCTTATCGTTATCAGCACGTGACTGGCATTGGCCAGCAGCTTTTTACATTTCATTGCCCGTACGTTTAAAAAGCCTAATTCATTGATGCCTTGATAAAGCCGAAGCTAGATATGTGCGTTTTCACTTTTAAATGACTACTTCATCAGCGCTCTACTAACTATATACTCGCCAGGTATTCCCTCCGCCGCGCTGCCTGTCGCCTGCTGGCTTCACCATCTCCGATACCTGCTCGATCAAGGCTGACTGCGACACCGAACGCCCACAACCTTGCGATTCGCTGTCGAAAATCTTCACAAACCAGATGGATTGGAGATGGGGTTAGCGGCCACCTGGACTCGAAAGATACAGCCACGGCGCAGTCGCCGACGGTTACCGCGACAGCGACCAATATAACCTCGACCGACACAAACGATGTTCTGGCTGCCCCAGATGATATTGCGGTAAATGAGgccgaaaaagaagaaaggagaATTGAACCAGAAGATGGATTGAATACCGTGACGACAGCGACTACGAGAAACGCCCCGGCGTCTTTCGCGAATGAATCTGAGGCCGGGAATACGCAAGGACCATTTGACGTTTCGCAGATCAGAGAGGCGGCCATGCTAGAAGACGAGGCCGCTCAAAGAACGATGacaaaagaagagaggataGAATTAATGAGACAATCTCGAAACGAGCCGAAGGAAACAATATTCATCGGCAACCTGTTTTATGACGTGACAGCAGAGGATCTCAAGGAGCAGATGTCGAAGTATGGAGTTGTGGAAGGAGTGAACATTATTTACGATAGCCGCGGAATTAGCAAAGGGTATGTGACGCACTGATTCGTGGAGTTTTCTTGTCTTATGGGATCATTGTGACTAACGCAGGAATCTTGCGGGATTGTTACAGATATGGCTACGTTCAATTCGATAATACAGATTCGGCAGACCGAGCAATTCAAGCGATGCATATGCGAGTATTCGAAGGGCGCCGGGTGACTCTTTACTTTGCACAAACGAACATGAGGACGGCGGTCAAGGCTTTCGCACCCACAAATACGCTCTATATCGGCAACATGCCCTTCGAAATGACGGACCGTGATCTCAATGAACTCTTCAAGGATCTGGCCAACGTATTTGACGTCCGCGTGACTGTAGACCGCCAGACCGGTCAATTTCGTGGATATGTCCATGCAGAGTTCACAGACGTTGAAAGCGCGGCCATCGGACTCGAACAACTTTCTAGACAGACGCTTTATGGCCGCAAACTCAAGGTCTATTACAGCAACAATGTTCGGAAAGCCCAACGCGGCTTCTTCCCTGTCGGTGCTTGATCTTGGCGGACTTGGAGTTGGGGCGGATTATATACTCTTCTGGTGACACAATGTATTTCTAGCGCATTTAAACTGTACTATATACTGTATATCACATAGATACCAAACTGGTGAATACTTTCCTCTTTGCCATCGGCCCATCAGTATATTCCACGTGACCCGCGGGGACCTCGGCAAGTTTTCCGTCGGCTCTAGGCGGCGCCGAGACCCCACGTTTCTAAGCATCTGGAGTGTAGACATGCTCCAACTTCGCCTCGGACAAACTTCAACCTATTTTTATTCGACACCCCGTATATACCCCTGACGAACATCTATCTTTGTATACCTTTTTATTTCAACTTTCCCGTGACATTTCGTCGCGGTTTCTCACAAAATGTCGTTCCTTGGTGGCGCAGAGTGTTCCACCGCGGGAAACCCATTGACTCAGTTCACGAAGCATGTCCAAGATGACAAGTCCCTACAGAGAGACCGAATGGTTGGGCGTAACCCCGGCATGCAGGAGGGTATGCGCTCACAGGGTATGATGGGTGGTCCTGACCAGGTAAATGCCGCTTCCCCTCTCTCAGTGCCCCTCAATTTCGACCCGGGACAGCTGCTTAATAATGCGTTATACAGATGATGGACGAGTTTGCTCAGCAATCCGCTCAATTCCCCGGCGGGCCACAGCAGCAtatgaggatggagatggagcaAGTGAGGCACCAATTAGAGCAGATGCACACGACACCCCGAACAGGCTCGCCAGGGTGGGCTGCGGAGTTTGATCCTGGTGAGCAGGCCCGCATGGAGGCGGCTTTTGCCGGGCCCAAGGGCCCGATGATGAACAATGGGTCGGGATTTACGCCGGCTGAATTCGCCCGgttccagcagcagaatacTATGGGCGTTCCACAATCAGCGAGTCCAGCCACCGCCGGCCAGTCGTCGATGATGAGTGGCGGTTACCAGCGGCCTATGGGGAGTATGGGCTACATGGGCTATGGCGGcgggatggggatgatgcAGCCTGGTTATGGCCCCATGGGTatgcaacaacagcaccagcagccggCTGAGGCTGCTACACAAGATAAGGGGAAGGGACGGATGATCGagctcgacgacgagaacTGGGAGGCTCAGTTTCAGCAGATAGAGACGGCAGATCAGGGGCAGGTGGACGATGAGGCTAACGCGGCCATAGAGTCGGAATTGAACGATCTTGACAGGTCAGTCCCCATCACCAGTACCGACAGTGATCAAGATCACGGTCTTTTTGAGAGTGTATGGGAGAGAGTACAAGCTGAGACGACAATAAATAGGAAATtggcggagggcgaggctgatTTCAATATTAACGATAATTTACACATGGGCGATATGGGCGAGTGGGACGGGTTTGATAACCTCAATACTCGGTTCCGGGAACCTCGATTGGGCGACTACTCATTCGAGCAAGAGAACGTCTTCCGCGACGTAGCCAATCCGTTCGAAGAGGGCATGAAGATTATGCAAGAGGGTGGCAATCTTTCTCTAGCAGCTTTGGCATTTGAGGCCGCGGTGCAGAAAGACCCTCAGCATGTGAAAGCCTGGACTATGCTGGGAACTGCCCAGGCCCAGAACGAGAAGGAACTCCCCGCTATTCGGGCCTTGGAGCAGGCTCTCAAGGCCGATCCGAACAATCTAGATGCCCTGATGGGCCTCGCTGTCTCATACACAAACGAAGGTTACGACTCCACAGCTTATCGCACACTTGAGCGATGGCTCTCCGTCAAGTATCCTCAGATTATCAACCCCGATAATCTATCTTCCGACGCCGACCTAGGTTTCACTGACCGCCAGATTCTCCACGAGCGTGTCACGGACTTTTTCATCCAGGCAGCCCAATTATCGCCATCGGGGGCCCAAATGGACCCTGATGTACAAGTTGGCCTTGGAGTTCTTTTCTACTGCGCAGAAGAATACGAAAAAGCTGTCGACTGCTTCACAACGGCACTAGCAAGCACAGAGTCCGGAACAACGAACCAGAGGGAGCAGCTCCACCTCCTCTGGAACCGTCTCGGAGCCACCCTGGCTAACTCTGGC
Above is a window of Aspergillus puulaauensis MK2 DNA, chromosome 2, nearly complete sequence DNA encoding:
- a CDS encoding nucleic acid-binding protein (COG:K;~EggNog:ENOG410PP02;~InterPro:IPR000504,IPR012677,IPR035979;~PFAM:PF00076;~go_function: GO:0003676 - nucleic acid binding [Evidence IEA]), which gives rise to MYSLRRAACRLLASPSPIPARSRLTATPNAHNLAIRCRKSSQTRWIGDGVSGHLDSKDTATAQSPTVTATATNITSTDTNDVLAAPDDIAVNEAEKEERRIEPEDGLNTVTTATTRNAPASFANESEAGNTQGPFDVSQIREAAMLEDEAAQRTMTKEERIELMRQSRNEPKETIFIGNLFYDVTAEDLKEQMSKYGVVEGVNIIYDSRGISKGYGYVQFDNTDSADRAIQAMHMRVFEGRRVTLYFAQTNMRTAVKAFAPTNTLYIGNMPFEMTDRDLNELFKDLANVFDVRVTVDRQTGQFRGYVHAEFTDVESAAIGLEQLSRQTLYGRKLKVYYSNNVRKAQRGFFPVGA
- a CDS encoding Zn(II)2Cys6 transcription factor (COG:S;~EggNog:ENOG410PKDV;~InterPro:IPR036864,IPR007219,IPR001138;~PFAM:PF00172,PF04082;~TransMembrane:1 (o277-295i);~go_function: GO:0000981 - DNA-binding transcription factor activity, RNA polymerase II-specific [Evidence IEA];~go_function: GO:0003677 - DNA binding [Evidence IEA];~go_function: GO:0008270 - zinc ion binding [Evidence IEA];~go_process: GO:0006351 - transcription, DNA-templated [Evidence IEA];~go_process: GO:0006355 - regulation of transcription, DNA-templated [Evidence IEA]), coding for MSPTPPSTTSSSNGPSPEGQYRVVRKRNRVPLSCGPCRHRKLKCNRAHPCENCVKRGDAHSCSYAQTNSRKKNTANQTASSSPDDMQNRIDRLEGLVLSLMTNGSQSEGPTAAMAAISGTGSNAGSGQHVHDLEIDDDVPIQEESDTEQVTKSFGIMKVDNNNKSYYISDAHWASVLSEISEVKNYFTTHKKQYEEHAEKLKATQLPTDVPGSTLLFGAMKVTSRAEIMSSFPSKYTSDMLIARYFNCYDPATHFLHGPTFQAQYNKHWEDPSQTCVAWIGMLFAMMRLSMLSYYREGDEPPEFRGKSLDMAGTFRNLVAMCLTLADYTKPYPNLIECLAFHLHGDYCQTKEADVSVWVLSGVIVRLAMRMGYHRDSKAFPNITPFQGEMRRRVWSFVRQADILFSCQVGLPSMVRMADSDTELPRNLYDDDFDEDCKELPPSRPPSEPTPISYLITKSRLANVLGQAIEQTSSVQNASYDKVMEMDSELRRARDMVPEHLLVRPIDESPLDSLVLILSRFSVMCVYHRAQCMLHRKYLLRARENPRFTHSRRTCVDSAMELLRFQSMIHVETRPTGRLRSRQNRVTSLSSSDFLQAATILCLDLYHGYRLPDTSRASSDTYAWGRERREEILVAVQRSKDIWDELRDETMEAWKASGVLGVMLSGLQRGPEATPLTPAFEPQDEKQSAAMTLGLLSSGMTPIGQGPQFNDVPLKGPETPLPALGGFGAEAAPGASSLFNMFGQMPDMQVNLDWDAWDNYIQGGTLDPSASYWSPMDFQQQNPGPLSPPQLAAVQNSPADRLRTLPRTNNMFLNNGYDNDGPT
- a CDS encoding putative RNA interference and gene silencing protein (Qde2) (COG:J;~EggNog:ENOG410PISF;~InterPro:IPR012337,IPR032474,IPR036397,IPR032472, IPR014811,IPR036085,IPR003100,IPR003165;~PFAM:PF02171,PF16486,PF08699,PF16488;~go_function: GO:0003676 - nucleic acid binding [Evidence IEA];~go_function: GO:0005515 - protein binding [Evidence IEA]), with amino-acid sequence MSSGGGPPQRGGRRGKGNDRGKGPSENRGRGGRGRGGSDRGADRGGGRGRGRGSSHDLPYRPAPGDSGRGGFRGRGGRGGRGGGRGGGHFDQGPPSFTPAGGVPSPSSKITQTEDALAAALTKRKSSIGYPERPGYGTHGREVQLFANYFELKSVGKSLYRYSINIDAGSARDPGAKKAKRIICLLLEEHFPQVRSSIVTDYRSTMISYLEILNQQQDPVTFDIIYRGEHEDEPPKKVEKYRVTLNFTGQVEPTALLDYLTSSNAAQMFEEKAGILQALNIAAGHYPKSSTSIASHGANKHYAIQDGAAENFNLGAGLEALRGYFVSVRAATARILVNVQVKYVACYEDGPLSHVIRQFQLEGKKDTYSLKKFLYHLRVRVTHIERRNKKGIVIPRMKNIINLATPQDGLALPNPPRVKRLGAGPKDVQFFLDAPGQSSQQTSSKSKKGKKPAGPEPSGLYITVADFFQKNYNIQVDHNMPVVNVGSIAKPLYLPVEVCEVEAGQPATAKLSPNQTREMLKFAVRSPAQNASSIVTKGLETLGLGEPVNATLAGFGIQTNPSLITVPGRVLPPPSVHYRDSKSSKDKRINTIGGSWNMKSIKFSTTSNLLNWTWVNITQGHRPNFADQGELNRCLDRFTAKLKEVGVGANPPLPGTEVTLKRETYERDINNAIGDLMNKRQPKLILTILPFNDTEIYNCVKQACDIRHGVRNVNVLADRFKGCSEQYFANVGLKFNLKLGGVNQVVKPNQLGIIGEGKTMLLGIDVTHPSPGSAKGAPSVAAMVASVDSSLGQWPAEIRIQNEARNEMVDALDSMLKEHLRRWANSHKKAYPENIIVYRDGVSEGQYDLVTSKELPLLKSACRAVYPADLTAKGLPRFSIIIVGKRHHTRFYPTRQEDADRSNNPIHGTVVDRGVTEARNWDFFLQAHTALKGTARPAHYYTVWDEIFLNLKPTLPAQNTADILEAMTHHMCYLFGRATKAVSICPPAYYADLVCTRARCYLSRAFEPETPSGSVVGSEDPGVTVESSEVLIHPNVKDTMFYI